In Zingiber officinale cultivar Zhangliang chromosome 8B, Zo_v1.1, whole genome shotgun sequence, a single genomic region encodes these proteins:
- the LOC122014343 gene encoding recQ-mediated genome instability protein 2-like isoform X2, with amino-acid sequence MLVRPPPRHHPPPLSTESSSSVLGCRQGVLVSGSDEGRFLLDDGSGVVELLFSAESQPQQWKMGMYVMVVGPYVAAQSNDISTIKVHKIVDLSEQPDREAMWNLEVIEAHKLFYLTSPE; translated from the exons ATGCTCGTCCGTCCACCTCCTCGTCATCACCCGCCTCCATTATCTACGGAATCCTCTTCCAGCGTGCTTGGTTGCAG GCAGGGCGTTCTAGTCTCGGGATCTGATGAGGGGCGCTTCCTCCTCGACGACGGCTCCGGGGTCGTCGAGCTCCTTTTCTCTGCCGAATCCCAGCCGCAGCAGTGGAAGATGG GGATGTATGTAATGGTTGTCGGGCCATACGTCGCAGCGCAATCCAACGACATTTCCACCATCAAG GTTCACAAGATTGTTGACCTCTCTGAACAACCAGATCGAGAAGCAATGTGGAACTTGGAAGTCATTGAGGCACATAAATTGTTCTACCTTACATCACCTGAATGA
- the LOC122014343 gene encoding recQ-mediated genome instability protein 2-like isoform X1: MDYNLAALKLFSGELKDARPSTSSSSPASIIYGILFQRAWLQGVLVSGSDEGRFLLDDGSGVVELLFSAESQPQQWKMGMYVMVVGPYVAAQSNDISTIKVHKIVDLSEQPDREAMWNLEVIEAHKLFYLTSPE; encoded by the exons ATGGATTACAACCTCGCGGCGCTGAAGCTCTTCTCGGGCGAACTGAAGGATGCTCGTCCGTCCACCTCCTCGTCATCACCCGCCTCCATTATCTACGGAATCCTCTTCCAGCGTGCTTGGTTGCAG GGCGTTCTAGTCTCGGGATCTGATGAGGGGCGCTTCCTCCTCGACGACGGCTCCGGGGTCGTCGAGCTCCTTTTCTCTGCCGAATCCCAGCCGCAGCAGTGGAAGATGG GGATGTATGTAATGGTTGTCGGGCCATACGTCGCAGCGCAATCCAACGACATTTCCACCATCAAG GTTCACAAGATTGTTGACCTCTCTGAACAACCAGATCGAGAAGCAATGTGGAACTTGGAAGTCATTGAGGCACATAAATTGTTCTACCTTACATCACCTGAATGA
- the LOC122014204 gene encoding agmatine hydroxycinnamoyltransferase 1-like: MEVRVESSRLIKPIDCHPPPSTDRVHIVPLNVFDKVTMNLHVAVIFLFRPPPALPSNADFERGLAEALSSYREFAGRLVADGDGNPVIVLNDAGALFVEATADLPLPLEPSPALRRFLPSTDGGDAGDAVAQVQLTRFACGSLAVGFSWHHRVADGHGAGNFLVAWGFACRGIPFPPPFRDRSAVAVRREPLEIRFDHRNTEYYFNADDDGYNSPVDDDVAMVKVHFTPEFVAYLRTESEAPTKFEAVVAQLWRAATRARELSEREITHLVISVDGRRRMNPPLSSEYFGNLVLWAVPRSAAGDLVHQPLRHAASIIREEIAKLDAGYFQSFVDFANSGAVEAEKLVPAAEREGSALWPGLDVASWLRLPFSEVDFGGGRPFQVTPAYVPVEGLVAILPGEDGGVDAYVNMFDRYAENFRRFCRRSD; the protein is encoded by the coding sequence ATGGAGGTGAGAGTGGAGAGCTCAAGGCTCATCAAACCAATCGACTGTCATCCACCTCCTTCGACTGATCGTGTTCATATCGTTCCCCTGAACGTCTTCGACAAGGTGACCATGAACCTCCACGTCGCCGTCATCTTCCTCTTCCGCCCGCCTCCTGCGCTGCCCTCCAACGCCGACTTCGAACGCGGCCTCGCGGAGGCCTTGTCTTCTTACAGGGAGTTCGCCGGGAGGCTCGTCGCGGACGGTGACGGCAACCCCGTCATCGTCCTCAACGACGCCGGCGCTCTCTTCGTCGAGGCGACGGCAGACTTGCCGCTCCCGCTCGAACCGTCCCCTGCTTTGCGGCGCTTCCTTCCGAGCACGGACGGCGGTGACGCTGGAGATGCTGTGGCGCAAGTCCAACTGACACGGTTCGCATGCGGCTCCTTGGCCGTCGGATTCTCGTGGCACCACCGCGTCGCCGACGGGCACGGCGCCGGTAATTTTTTAGTGGCGTGGGGGTTCGCTTGCAGGGGGATTCCGTTCCCGCCGCCGTTCCGCGACCGGTCCGCCGTCGCGGTTCGGCGAGAGCCGCTGGAAATTCGGTTCGATCACCGAAACACGGAATACTACTTCAACGCCGACGACGACGGTTACAATTCCCCTGTCGACGACGATGTCGCGATGGTCAAGGTTCACTTCACACCGGAATTCGTCGCCTATCTCAGAACAGAGTCCGAGGCGCCCACCAAATTCGAGGCCGTGGTGGCGCAGCTGTGGCGGGCGGCGACGAGGGCGCGCGAACTCAGTGAGCGCGAGATCACCCACTTAGTGATCTCGGTCGATGGCCGCAGGCGGATGAACCCTCCGCTCTCCAGCGAGTACTTCGGCAACCTGGTCCTCTGGGCCGTGCCCCGCTCCGCCGCCGGCGATCTCGTCCACCAGCCGCTGCGCCACGCGGCATCAATAATCCGAGAAGAGATCGCCAAGCTCGATGCCGGGTACTTCCAGTCCTTCGTGGACTTCGCGAACTCAGGGGCAGTGGAGGCGGAGAAGTTGGTACCGGCGGCGGAGAGGGAAGGAAGCGCATTATGGCCGGGATTGGACGTGGCGAGCTGGCTGAGGCTGCCATTCTCCGAGGTGGACTTCGGCGGAGGGCGCCCGTTCCAGGTGACGCCGGCTTACGTTCCGGTGGAGGGGCTGGTGGCGATTTTGCCCGGGGAAGACGGCGGCGTCGATGCTTACGTCAACATGTTTGACCGATACGCCGAAAATTTCCGTCGGTTTTGCCGCCGCTCGGACTGA